In Festucalex cinctus isolate MCC-2025b chromosome 5, RoL_Fcin_1.0, whole genome shotgun sequence, a single genomic region encodes these proteins:
- the rfk gene encoding riboflavin kinase, with amino-acid sequence MKSLPYFCRGEVVRGFGRGSKELGIPTANFTDSVVEHLPADIGTGIYYGWACVGNGDVHKMVMSIGWNPYYKNTKKSMETHVIHKFKEDFYGETLSVVMVGYIRPERSYDSLESLIGAINSDISEAKVQLERPEHAKLREDNFFTGHSTSATAASPPSPSSSSSSSSQTILNGH; translated from the exons ATGAAGAGCCTGCCGTACTTCTGCCGGGGAGAGGTCGTTCGAGGCTTCGGGAGAGGCAGCAAAGAACTTGGGATTCCCACTG CCAACTTCACCGACAGTGTGGTGGAGCACCTGCCCGCCGACATCGGGACGGGCATCTATTACGGCTGGGCCTGCGTGGGCAATGGCGACGTACACAAGATGGTGATGAGCATCGGCTGGAACCCGTACTACAAAAACACCAAGAAATCTATG GAGACTCATGTGATCCACAAGTTCAAAGAAGACTTCTACGGCGAGACCCTCAGTGTGGTCATGGTGGGATACATCCGACCGGAGAGAAGCTACGACTCGCTCG AGTCGCTGATCGGCGCCATCAACAGCGACATCTCGGAGGCCAAGGTCCAGCTGGAGCGGCCCGAGCACGCCAAGCTGCGGGAGGACAACTTCTTCACCGGCCATTCCACCTCCGCCACAGCCGCCTCCCCCCCTtccccctcctcatcctcctcctcctcctcacagacaatcctcaacggacaCTGA